CGATCGTTCTCAAATCGACCGGCCTTGAGGGCACGAGTCAAGGATGCTTCCAGATCGCCAAGCGACACTCCCGCCATCTGATGATTCTCCAATAGGTCGACGACATACCATTCCGGCGGCGGATGCTCAGGAAAACGGACCCGACGCATGAAGTAGCGAAGCCCGCCCAGGTTAAATTCGCCGGATCGTTTCGTGTTGTACACGAGATGCCTCGGAAACATGGCGGTCGCTCCAAGTCCAAGCGCATTCCAGCGTTCGGGTCCTGTGACCACAAATGGTGCTCCATGGATTGCTTTTCGGCAAAAAGGGGATGGGAAGATGAAGATAATGACCTTCCTCCATGTCGAAAAAAGAGTCCAAGCCGGTGTTTCTAATGAAGATCGCTCTTAGACTTGGGTTCTTTCAAATTTAAGCGATTTCTTTATGCTGACAAACCCGTGGTTTACCTCCGTTTCGCTTTCACTTTGTTGGTCGCCGGGTTGTTCCAAGTCGGTCTTGCCGAGGATAAACAGCCCAAAGAGAAACCGGTGACCGCCCTGATCCAGGAGGCCGAACGTTGGCTCTACGCCAACGAAGTTCCGGACCATCTCGATCGCGTGGAAGAGACTCTGGACCAAATCGCCAAACGCGACCCCAACTTGCCATACGCCCACTGGGCCCGGGCCCGAGTGATGTTCTGGCGCAAAGAGGCGTTTTACCTTCTGGAAAAAAAAGACACCCGGGACAAATTCGAGAAGGAAAAACTCGCCTTGGCCGACCAATGTCACACTCACTGCGATAAATGTCTGGAGCTTGCCCCTCAAAACGCCGAATGCCATCTCATGAAAGGGGTCTGTTACGCCATGCAGGTGTCCACCTGGGGAGGCCGGTGGAAATCGGTCCGCGCCGCCCGCCAGATGGACGAGGAATGGAAACGGACCATCTCCCTCCCCTCCGATTTTAAGCACCGCGGCGTTGTGACGACAGCGCAACTTGCGATGGTTCTTCGCGGGATTCTGTACCGCCTCATGCCGGATTCATGGTGGTTTGGGTTTATTGCGGGGATTCAAGGCGACAAAGAGAAAGCGTACGAATGGATGAACGAGGGGGTCGTCGATTTTCTGATGAAGGAACCGGTGACGCTCCTTGAGAAGGCGGCCACGGCGATCTGTTACGGCCAGGCAGCGAAAAAGCCCGAGAAGATCGAAGAGGGCCTTGCCCTCCTCAGAACCGGCCTGAAACTTCCTTCCCGATACGCTCTCGACGACCTGGACAAACGGAACATGAAGATCCTTTTGGAAATTCCGAGAAAAGGCTGCAGCTATCGCCGCGAGCGGTTCGAGGAAATTTCAGAACAAAGGTTGAAGGACGAAGTTCAAAGCAGTTCGAAATAAAGTATCGGGGAACAGCTACTTGTTAACGTTTAGAACGTTAGGTCTCTTAACGTTGTGAACGTTAAACAACTCAATGAGCTCCTCGCGCGCGGCGAAGTGGAACGGGAAGACATGTGGCCCCGGCTGGTGGAGTATGAATCAAAAGCTTCCCCCTTCCACTTTGAGTTCGGACTCAAGAAACTCCCGTTGGAGCCGGGAGTGATCCTCATCCGCGGCCCCAGGCAATACGGAAAGAGCACGTGGCTGGATTTGGAACTTCGGCACACGGTGATCGAGCATGGCAAAGGAACGGCGTTTTACGCCAACGGCGACGCTCTGCGCGACCACGAAGACCTGTATCAAATTCTGATATCCCTCGACGCCGCTTTCGCGAAAGCGGCGAAAGTCAGGCGAATCTTTGTGGATGAAATTACGTCGGTCACCAAATGGGAAGTCGCCGTAAAATGAGCTTACGATGAAGGGCACTTGAGAAAGACGCTCTTGGTCACCATCGGCTCCAAAGCGATCGACTTACGGCGGGGAACCGAGCGCCTTCCGGGCCGAAAAAGGAGATTGAAACGAACGGATTATCTCTTTCTTCCGATTTCTTACAATCAGTTCTTCAAGACCTGTGGGAGGGAACTCGGGGATAAGACATGGATCGCCTATCTTCTGGCCGGGGGGGCGCCTTTGGCGTTGAACGACATTTACCAGTTCGAACGAATCCCCGAGTACTTCATTGAATTGATCCGCGACTGGATTTACGGGGAGTTGGTCGCTTCAGGCCGAAGCCGACTCTACCTCAACAACCTGCTTCGAGTTCTCCTGCGTTTTGGGGGACAACCGGTCGGTTATGCAAAATTGGCGAGGGAAGCCGGACTCGCAAACAATACGGTGGCGCAGGGGTATGTCGAACAATTGTCGGATCTATTGAGCCTCATTCCGCAATGGCAATGGGATGACGATAAGCACCAGCATCTGTTTCGAAAACCGTGCAAGTTTCCGTTCGTAAATCTGGCTGTTGTTTCCACATTCCACCCCGCCT
This window of the Bdellovibrionota bacterium genome carries:
- a CDS encoding AAA family ATPase, whose protein sequence is MNVKQLNELLARGEVEREDMWPRLVEYESKASPFHFEFGLKKLPLEPGVILIRGPRQYGKSTWLDLELRHTVIEHGKGTAFYANGDALRDHEDLYQILISLDAAFAKAAKVRRIFVDEITSVTKWEVAVK